One part of the Hippoglossus hippoglossus isolate fHipHip1 chromosome 11, fHipHip1.pri, whole genome shotgun sequence genome encodes these proteins:
- the nkiras1 gene encoding NF-kappa-B inhibitor-interacting Ras-like protein 1 isoform X2 has product MGKGCKVVVCGQAAVGKTAILEQLLYGNHSVGSESSETQEDVYVASVETDRGVKEQLRLYDTKGLHDGQDLPKHYYSVADGFVLVYSVDSLESFKKVDFLKKEIDKSRDKKEVTVVVLGNKTDLRERRQVDQEVAQQWARGEKVKLWEVSVTERNSLIEPFTQLTSRLTQPQSKSSFPLPGRKSKGTPSNDM; this is encoded by the exons ATGGGAAAAGGCTGTAAAGTGGTGGTGTGTGGCCAGGCAGCAGTTGGGAAAACTGCCATTTTGGAGCAGTTGCTATACGGAAATCACTCTGTAG GCTCTGAGTCCAGTGAGACGCAGGAGGACGTGTACGTGGCCTCAGTGGAAACTGACCGCGGTGTGAAGGAGCAGCTGAGGCTCTACGATACTAAGGGTCTCCACGATGGACAAGACCTCCCCAAGCACTACTACTCCGTGGCAGACGGCTTCGTACTTGTCTACAGCGTCGACAGCTTGGAGTCTTTCAAGAAGGTGGATTTTCTGAAGAAGGAAATCGACAAATCCAGAGATAAAAAAGAG GTGACAGTTGTAGTGCTGGGGAACAAGACGGACCTGCGGGAGCGTCGGCAGGTGGACCAGGAGGTGGCGCAGCAGTGGGCGAGAGGTGAGAAGGTGAAGCTGTGGGAGGTGAGCGTCACCGAACGCAACTCGCTCATCGAGCCCTTCACCCAGCTGACCAGCCGCCTCACCCAGCCTCAGAGCAAATCTTCCTTCCCTCTTCCAGGGCGCAAAAGCAAAGGCACTCCGTCCAACGACATGTGA
- the nkiras1 gene encoding NF-kappa-B inhibitor-interacting Ras-like protein 1 isoform X1 → MHYRLDMGKGCKVVVCGQAAVGKTAILEQLLYGNHSVGSESSETQEDVYVASVETDRGVKEQLRLYDTKGLHDGQDLPKHYYSVADGFVLVYSVDSLESFKKVDFLKKEIDKSRDKKEVTVVVLGNKTDLRERRQVDQEVAQQWARGEKVKLWEVSVTERNSLIEPFTQLTSRLTQPQSKSSFPLPGRKSKGTPSNDM, encoded by the exons ATGCATTACAGGCTCGACATGGGAAAAGGCTGTAAAGTGGTGGTGTGTGGCCAGGCAGCAGTTGGGAAAACTGCCATTTTGGAGCAGTTGCTATACGGAAATCACTCTGTAG GCTCTGAGTCCAGTGAGACGCAGGAGGACGTGTACGTGGCCTCAGTGGAAACTGACCGCGGTGTGAAGGAGCAGCTGAGGCTCTACGATACTAAGGGTCTCCACGATGGACAAGACCTCCCCAAGCACTACTACTCCGTGGCAGACGGCTTCGTACTTGTCTACAGCGTCGACAGCTTGGAGTCTTTCAAGAAGGTGGATTTTCTGAAGAAGGAAATCGACAAATCCAGAGATAAAAAAGAG GTGACAGTTGTAGTGCTGGGGAACAAGACGGACCTGCGGGAGCGTCGGCAGGTGGACCAGGAGGTGGCGCAGCAGTGGGCGAGAGGTGAGAAGGTGAAGCTGTGGGAGGTGAGCGTCACCGAACGCAACTCGCTCATCGAGCCCTTCACCCAGCTGACCAGCCGCCTCACCCAGCCTCAGAGCAAATCTTCCTTCCCTCTTCCAGGGCGCAAAAGCAAAGGCACTCCGTCCAACGACATGTGA
- the rpl15 gene encoding 60S ribosomal protein L15: MGAYRYMQELWRKKQSDVMRFLLRVRCWQYRQLSNLHRAPRPTRPDKARRLGYKAKQGYVIYRIRVRRGGRKRPVPKGATYGKPVHHGVNQIKFARSLQSTAEERAGRHCGGLRVLNSYWVGEDSTYKFFEVILIDTFHKAIRRNPDTQWITKAVHKHREMRGLTSAGKKSRGLGKGHKFHLTIGGSRRAAWKRRNTLQLHRYR; the protein is encoded by the exons ATGGGAGCATATAGGTATATGCAGGAGCTATGGCGCAAGAAGCAGTCCGATGTGATGCGTTTCCTCCTCCGCGTCCGCTGCTGGCAGTACCGCCAGCTGTCCAACCTCCATCGTGCGCCCAGACCCACCAGACCTGACAAGGCCCGTAGACTGGGTTACAAGGCCAAGCAGG GCTACGTAATCTACCGTATCCGCGTGCGCCGTGGAGGACGCAAACGCCCCGTGCCCAAGGGTGCCACCTATGGCAAGCCAGTGCACCATGGTGTCAACCAGATCAAGTTTGCCCGCAGTTTGCAGTCCACCGCTGAG GAGCGTGCTGGCCGTCACTGCGGAGGCCTGCGAGTGCTTAACTCCTACTGGGTGGGCGAGGACTCCACCTACAAGTTCTTTGAGGTGATTCTGATCGACACCTTCCACAAGGCCATCAGACGTAACCCAGACACCCAATGGATCACAAAGGCTGTGCACAAGCACAGAGAGATGCGTGGCCTGACATCTGCAGGAAAGAAGAGTCGCGGCCTGGGCAAGGGCCACAAGTTCCACCTGACCATCGGAGGCTCCCGCCGCGCAGCCTGGAAGAGGCGCAACACCCTGCAGCTGCATCGTTATCGTTAA